One genomic window of Sphingobacterium oryzagri includes the following:
- a CDS encoding ATP-dependent Clp protease ATP-binding subunit, with protein sequence MEAKFSPRVKDVISYSREEALRLRHDYIGTEHLLLGLIREGDGVAIKILKNIGIDTAAIRQSVEDAVKGSSMSRAPIGNMPLTKQAEKVLKITYLEAKIFKSDIIGTEHLLLAILRDEENIASQVLQQYSITYDLFKNEVEQNKTSITDEASSSPTGDDDFAEDDQQFTAPKKVSDIKSKTPVLDNFGRDLTKAAEEGKLDPIVGREKEIERVSQILSRRKKNNPILIGEPGVGKSAIAEGLALRIVQRKVSRVLFNKRVVTLDLASLVAGTKYRGQFEERMKAVMNELEKSPDVILFIDEIHTIVGAGGASGSLDASNMFKPALARGEIQCIGATTLDEYRQYIEKDGALDRRFQKVVVEPASHDETVEILNRIKDKYEEHHNVTYTDDAIQACVSLTTRYVTDRFLPDKAIDALDEAGSRVHLNNIHVPQSIIDIEEKIEEVKVEKNKVVRSQKYEEAAKLRDTEKKLLDQLEKEKAAWEAETKSKRYTVSEDNVAEVVAMMTGIPVQRVSQSDSQKLLNMGDAVKGRIIGQDDAVQKLVKAIQRTRAGLKDPKKPIGSFVFLGPTGVGKTELAKELARFMFDSEDALIQIDMSEYMEKFAVSRLVGAPPGYVGYEEGGQLTEKVRRKPYAVVLLDEIEKAHPDVFNLLLQVLDEGQLTDSLGRKVDFRNTIIIMTSNIGARQLKEFGQGVGFTTAAKTNQADSHSRGVIETALKRAFAPEFLNRIDDVIVFNSLSKENIFKIIDIELRSLFTRIEGLGYHITLSDQAKDFIAEKGYDSNFGARPLKRAIQKYLEDPIAEEILKGEVKNGSALHVDYSEEKKEIVVTAVNPESTKKSIESDVSESSDKKEDKKD encoded by the coding sequence ATGGAAGCAAAATTTTCACCACGCGTAAAGGATGTTATCTCCTACAGCCGAGAGGAGGCGCTACGGCTTCGCCACGACTATATCGGCACAGAGCATCTTTTGCTCGGGTTGATTCGTGAGGGCGATGGGGTAGCGATAAAAATCCTAAAAAATATTGGTATCGACACGGCGGCTATCAGACAGTCTGTCGAAGACGCTGTCAAGGGGTCTTCCATGTCTCGTGCACCAATCGGCAATATGCCGCTTACAAAGCAGGCAGAAAAAGTATTAAAAATCACCTATCTGGAAGCTAAAATTTTCAAGAGTGATATCATTGGTACCGAGCATTTGTTATTAGCTATCTTGCGCGACGAGGAAAACATAGCCTCGCAGGTGCTTCAACAATACAGCATTACGTACGACTTATTCAAAAACGAAGTCGAGCAAAACAAAACGAGCATCACCGATGAGGCGTCGAGCTCTCCTACGGGTGATGACGATTTTGCCGAAGATGATCAGCAGTTTACGGCACCGAAAAAAGTGTCGGACATTAAATCGAAAACACCGGTGCTTGATAATTTTGGTCGCGATCTTACTAAAGCTGCAGAAGAAGGCAAGTTGGATCCGATCGTCGGCCGGGAAAAAGAGATCGAACGCGTTTCACAAATCTTATCCCGTAGGAAGAAAAATAACCCAATTTTAATTGGTGAGCCTGGTGTGGGTAAATCGGCCATTGCTGAAGGTTTAGCTTTACGCATTGTGCAACGCAAGGTTTCCCGTGTGCTGTTTAACAAACGTGTCGTTACACTGGATTTAGCTTCTTTAGTGGCGGGTACAAAGTACCGTGGTCAATTTGAAGAGCGTATGAAAGCGGTGATGAATGAGTTGGAAAAATCGCCCGACGTTATCTTGTTTATCGATGAAATTCACACGATAGTTGGTGCTGGCGGCGCTTCCGGATCACTGGATGCGTCAAATATGTTCAAGCCCGCCTTGGCACGTGGCGAGATTCAATGTATCGGTGCTACCACATTAGATGAGTACCGTCAGTACATCGAAAAAGATGGCGCTTTAGATCGTCGTTTTCAAAAGGTGGTCGTCGAGCCGGCATCGCATGATGAGACGGTAGAGATCTTAAACCGAATTAAAGATAAATATGAGGAGCATCATAATGTAACCTATACGGACGATGCTATACAAGCTTGTGTTTCGTTGACAACGCGTTATGTTACCGATCGTTTTTTACCGGATAAAGCCATCGACGCATTGGATGAAGCCGGTTCGCGTGTGCACCTGAACAACATTCACGTACCGCAATCGATCATCGACATCGAAGAGAAGATTGAAGAAGTGAAGGTTGAGAAAAATAAAGTGGTACGCAGCCAGAAATACGAGGAAGCGGCCAAATTGCGTGATACCGAGAAAAAGCTGTTAGATCAGCTTGAAAAAGAGAAAGCAGCTTGGGAAGCCGAAACAAAATCTAAGCGCTATACCGTTTCAGAAGATAATGTAGCGGAAGTTGTCGCCATGATGACCGGTATTCCAGTGCAGCGCGTGAGCCAGTCGGATAGCCAAAAGCTATTGAACATGGGCGACGCGGTCAAAGGAAGAATTATCGGCCAGGATGATGCTGTTCAAAAATTGGTTAAAGCCATCCAGCGCACACGTGCCGGTTTGAAAGATCCGAAGAAACCGATTGGTTCCTTTGTATTCCTTGGCCCTACTGGTGTTGGTAAAACGGAGTTGGCGAAAGAGCTTGCACGTTTTATGTTTGACTCGGAAGATGCCTTGATTCAAATCGACATGAGCGAGTATATGGAGAAATTTGCGGTTTCGCGTTTAGTGGGAGCGCCTCCGGGATACGTAGGTTATGAAGAAGGCGGACAGCTGACTGAAAAAGTTCGTCGCAAGCCGTACGCTGTTGTGCTATTAGATGAGATCGAAAAAGCGCATCCGGATGTGTTCAACCTATTGTTGCAGGTTTTGGACGAAGGTCAATTGACAGATAGCTTAGGTCGTAAAGTAGATTTTCGAAATACGATTATCATCATGACGTCGAATATCGGTGCACGTCAACTGAAAGAGTTTGGGCAAGGTGTAGGTTTCACCACCGCAGCAAAAACGAATCAGGCAGATTCACATTCGCGTGGCGTCATCGAAACAGCTTTGAAACGTGCATTCGCACCAGAATTTTTAAATCGTATTGACGACGTGATCGTGTTCAACTCGTTGAGCAAAGAAAATATCTTCAAGATTATCGATATCGAATTGCGATCGCTGTTTACACGCATTGAAGGTCTGGGCTACCACATTACGCTGAGCGACCAAGCCAAAGATTTTATCGCGGAGAAAGGATACGACAGTAATTTTGGTGCACGCCCGCTGAAGAGAGCGATCCAGAAATATTTGGAAGATCCAATCGCAGAAGAAATCTTGAAAGGCGAGGTGAAAAACGGTTCGGCATTGCATGTCGACTACAGTGAAGAAAAGAAAGAAATTGTGGTAACAGCAGTTAATCCAGAAAGCACAAAGAAATCTATCGAATCTGACGTTAGCGAATCGAGTGATAAAAAAGAAGATAAAAAAGACTAA
- the recN gene encoding DNA repair protein RecN, whose translation MLNRLFIKNYALIENLDIQFDAGLNIITGETGAGKSIIMGALGLILGNRVEGKHFFRDDQKCVIEGYFKVDAYGLNDFFTEHDLEYEAETIIRREIAIDGKSRAFVNDSPVTLQVLKTLGELLIDIHSQHATQQLNTEKFQLMVLDSVAKNHEELQSYKACLRNYKQALEALQQVQQAIVASNAELDFNQFQFDELQQANLQDGEQEKLEEEGRQLENAEEIKRGLLTASDLLEEREQSIIQAMKEVAQQLQTLQRYLPAASVLGERMQSAQIEVRDIADEIGMLEQGVYMDESRLTIVNDRLSELYSLQKKHRLDTVGELLSLQAELEEKILAVANQEERLATLQLTVDKHFKMLVNAGEALHASRKAVVKQVEDHVQFILADVGMANAQLKVELGELPVEKYKTSGGSDVQFLFSANKGQALQAIHRVASGGELSRVMLAVKSLVAQSSALPTIIFDEIDTGISGEVALKVGQIMDRLSNNMQVLAISHLPQIASKGRAHFKVYKQDEGEKTRTDIVLLREADRVVEIAQMLSGANPGESALRHAKELIEN comes from the coding sequence ATGCTGAATAGATTATTTATCAAGAATTATGCATTGATTGAAAATTTAGATATTCAATTTGATGCAGGCCTCAACATCATCACGGGAGAGACGGGAGCGGGAAAGTCCATTATTATGGGGGCGCTTGGCTTGATTCTGGGAAATCGGGTAGAAGGGAAGCATTTCTTTCGCGACGATCAAAAATGTGTTATTGAAGGTTATTTCAAAGTTGATGCATATGGGTTAAACGATTTTTTTACCGAGCATGATCTGGAATATGAAGCAGAAACCATCATCCGGCGGGAGATCGCTATCGATGGGAAATCACGTGCTTTCGTAAACGATTCTCCGGTTACGCTGCAGGTGCTTAAAACTTTGGGCGAACTGTTGATCGATATTCATTCGCAGCATGCTACGCAGCAGCTCAATACGGAGAAATTCCAACTGATGGTGTTGGATAGTGTCGCTAAAAATCACGAGGAGCTTCAATCGTATAAAGCGTGTTTGCGAAACTATAAACAAGCCTTGGAGGCTTTGCAACAGGTGCAGCAGGCTATTGTGGCGAGCAACGCTGAACTGGATTTTAATCAGTTTCAGTTTGACGAGTTGCAGCAGGCCAATTTGCAGGATGGCGAGCAGGAAAAGCTGGAAGAGGAAGGACGCCAACTGGAAAACGCGGAAGAGATCAAACGCGGTTTATTGACCGCTTCAGATTTGCTGGAAGAACGTGAACAATCGATTATTCAAGCGATGAAGGAGGTGGCTCAACAGCTGCAAACGTTGCAACGCTACTTACCGGCAGCGTCTGTGCTTGGCGAGCGGATGCAAAGTGCACAGATCGAAGTGCGCGATATCGCAGATGAGATAGGCATGTTGGAGCAAGGTGTGTATATGGATGAAAGCCGACTGACAATTGTAAACGATCGGTTAAGCGAACTATATTCGTTGCAAAAAAAGCATCGGCTAGATACCGTAGGCGAATTACTGAGCTTGCAGGCGGAGCTCGAAGAAAAGATTTTGGCGGTCGCCAATCAAGAAGAAAGGCTCGCGACTTTACAGCTGACTGTTGATAAGCATTTTAAAATGTTGGTCAATGCAGGCGAAGCTCTTCACGCGTCGCGTAAAGCTGTTGTGAAGCAGGTGGAAGATCATGTGCAGTTTATCTTGGCAGATGTGGGGATGGCAAACGCACAATTGAAGGTTGAGTTGGGTGAGCTTCCTGTAGAAAAATACAAGACTAGTGGTGGCAGTGATGTGCAATTTTTGTTTTCTGCCAATAAAGGTCAGGCGCTACAAGCGATACATCGTGTGGCTTCTGGAGGGGAACTATCTCGTGTTATGCTTGCCGTGAAATCGCTCGTGGCGCAAAGCTCTGCGTTACCAACCATTATTTTTGATGAGATTGATACGGGAATATCCGGCGAAGTAGCTTTGAAAGTAGGGCAGATTATGGATCGCTTATCTAACAATATGCAAGTTCTTGCGATAAGCCATTTGCCACAGATTGCTTCGAAAGGCCGCGCGCATTTTAAAGTGTATAAACAAGATGAAGGGGAGAAAACCCGAACGGATATTGTTTTGCTGCGTGAAGCTGATCGGGTGGTCGAAATTGCACAAATGCTCAGTGGTGCTAATCCTGGCGAGTCGGCTTTACGACATGCAAAGGAATTGATTGAAAATTAA
- a CDS encoding DUF4835 family protein, whose translation MRPLLLLIFCVLFMAPLAAQELNMRVEILSPQVQNTNKRALDMLKNVVQDFMANRSWTSKTIDPQERIDCSMLITIAEWDGSRTYKASAQIFSYRPVYGTNYSTTVLAYHDRSFNFNYVEGEQLEYNENVNLHSLSSLLAFYANVMIGMDADTFKQYGGNKYFTAARTILNAAQSNPEEGWRSMESLTNRYWLINNLLDRRYQPYRDFAYQYHINGLDQMSEQQVAARESMVEHLAILKQVDRHHTGNVLTGVLFAAKADELVGVFTKLPGNAGARVYNTLVELDPSNTSKYELLRK comes from the coding sequence ATGAGACCATTGCTTTTGCTCATTTTTTGTGTGTTGTTTATGGCGCCTTTGGCGGCACAGGAACTGAATATGCGCGTGGAGATCTTGTCGCCTCAAGTGCAAAATACGAATAAGCGGGCACTGGATATGTTGAAAAACGTGGTGCAAGATTTTATGGCTAATCGCTCGTGGACGAGCAAGACAATCGATCCGCAGGAACGCATAGATTGTTCGATGCTTATTACTATTGCTGAGTGGGATGGATCACGAACCTACAAAGCATCGGCACAGATTTTTTCTTACCGACCGGTATACGGTACGAACTATAGCACGACAGTGCTAGCTTACCACGACCGTAGTTTTAATTTTAATTATGTGGAAGGCGAACAGCTGGAGTATAATGAGAATGTAAACTTGCATAGCCTGTCTTCGCTGCTCGCATTTTATGCCAACGTGATGATCGGCATGGATGCCGATACTTTCAAGCAATATGGCGGGAACAAGTACTTCACAGCAGCGCGAACGATCTTGAATGCTGCGCAAAGTAATCCTGAAGAGGGTTGGCGATCGATGGAATCGTTAACGAATCGTTATTGGTTGATCAATAATTTGCTCGATAGGCGATACCAGCCTTACCGGGACTTTGCTTACCAATATCATATCAACGGTTTAGATCAAATGAGCGAACAACAAGTAGCGGCGCGCGAATCGATGGTCGAACATCTGGCTATACTAAAGCAGGTCGATCGTCATCATACGGGCAATGTGCTTACGGGAGTCTTGTTTGCGGCAAAAGCCGATGAGCTTGTTGGTGTTTTTACTAAATTGCCAGGCAACGCTGGTGCACGCGTTTACAATACATTGGTTGAGCTAGATCCTAGTAACACCTCAAAATACGAGCTATTGCGAAAATAA
- a CDS encoding SprT-like domain-containing protein — protein MMDFSAQLSKYMPKDAAPIISTWINDTGCQFRISRSRRTKLGDYTSPFNGNPHRISVNHDLNPYAFLITTIHEFAHLQTWQRFKNNVKPHGAEWKQSYQELMRPFLKLPIFPSDVLQAIVVYMDNPAASSCTDLNLFRVLKTYDKNSDFPLTTVEDVAEGSIFTINGGRVFQKKEKVRKRYKCVELATNKMYLFHPVAEIVLLDDLKKRSDPSAQATG, from the coding sequence ATGATGGACTTTTCAGCACAGTTAAGTAAATACATGCCCAAAGATGCGGCGCCTATCATTTCCACTTGGATCAATGACACGGGCTGCCAATTTAGAATTTCACGTAGTCGCAGAACCAAATTAGGCGACTACACTTCGCCATTCAACGGCAATCCGCACAGAATATCGGTCAATCACGACTTGAATCCCTATGCTTTCCTAATCACAACGATACACGAATTTGCACACCTGCAAACTTGGCAACGTTTTAAAAACAACGTGAAACCACATGGTGCAGAATGGAAGCAGAGTTATCAGGAATTGATGCGTCCGTTTTTAAAACTCCCGATTTTTCCGAGCGATGTCTTGCAGGCTATTGTGGTCTATATGGACAATCCGGCCGCGTCGAGCTGTACCGATTTAAACTTATTCCGTGTACTGAAAACTTATGATAAAAACAGCGATTTTCCATTGACTACAGTCGAAGACGTGGCCGAAGGAAGCATCTTTACAATCAACGGGGGGCGCGTCTTTCAAAAAAAAGAGAAGGTCAGAAAAAGATACAAATGCGTCGAGCTTGCTACCAACAAAATGTATTTATTTCACCCGGTAGCAGAAATTGTGCTGCTGGATGATCTTAAAAAACGAAGCGATCCATCGGCTCAGGCTACTGGCTAA
- a CDS encoding M28 family metallopeptidase: MKKKLLILSGILPLFFACQQADNRSYNADTLDSNALSAITEASYSAYVRELSSDKFLGRKPFTKGDTLAVAYIEQQFKDLGLAPGNGDSYFQEVPMVETSSTPKNKTLTFRSATGSVSANYLTDYVIGSRKLEEHIVVNDAELVFVGFGIVAPEFGWNDYEGIDVKGKTVVAMVNDPGKYDKNLFKADTMSYYGRWTYKYEEAARQGAAGILLIHNTEAASYGWEVVRSGWSGPQLSLPEKAGEPGVTDFEGWISGPTADKLFALAGQPKDIQERAKKKGFKAVHLAVTTAVELTNKVRKSTSNNVIAKLEGSKRPDEVIIYSAHWDHLGVGEPVNGDSIYNGAIDNAAGVSALFEIAKAFKAAKTKPERTIVFLAVTAEEEGLLGSAYYAQNPIFPLNKTVANLNMDAFSAVGTTEDVSIVGIGQTDIEDYVKRSAAKFGRTVKGESNPSSGGFYRSDHFNFVKVGVPGLFMGSGNTFISTDTTATNTRKTALSGRYHTVADEVDENWDFEGILADIRLFFDVGYTMSMETSFPGFKKQSEFKEISEKRLTK, translated from the coding sequence ATGAAGAAAAAACTCTTGATATTATCGGGCATCCTGCCCCTATTTTTTGCCTGTCAACAGGCGGATAACCGTAGTTACAACGCCGACACGCTGGATAGCAATGCTCTTTCTGCTATCACGGAAGCATCATACAGCGCCTACGTACGCGAGCTTTCTTCCGATAAATTTTTAGGAAGAAAACCATTTACCAAAGGCGACACGCTCGCAGTAGCATATATTGAACAACAATTTAAAGATTTAGGATTGGCACCTGGCAATGGCGACTCTTATTTTCAGGAGGTACCCATGGTGGAGACGAGCAGCACACCAAAAAATAAAACATTGACCTTTCGCAGTGCTACAGGCAGCGTATCGGCCAATTACCTGACAGATTACGTTATCGGTAGCCGAAAACTGGAAGAACATATCGTGGTAAACGATGCAGAATTGGTATTTGTAGGCTTCGGCATCGTTGCACCCGAATTTGGCTGGAACGACTATGAAGGCATCGACGTAAAAGGTAAAACAGTTGTCGCCATGGTAAACGATCCTGGAAAATACGACAAAAACCTGTTTAAAGCAGATACGATGAGTTACTACGGTCGCTGGACCTATAAGTATGAAGAGGCGGCACGCCAAGGTGCGGCCGGCATTTTACTGATCCATAATACAGAGGCGGCGAGCTACGGTTGGGAAGTTGTGCGTTCTGGTTGGTCAGGACCGCAATTGAGTTTGCCGGAGAAAGCAGGCGAACCTGGCGTGACAGATTTTGAAGGTTGGATCAGCGGTCCGACAGCAGATAAACTATTCGCTTTGGCGGGGCAACCAAAGGATATACAGGAACGAGCAAAAAAGAAAGGATTTAAAGCTGTGCATTTGGCCGTTACAACGGCGGTAGAATTAACCAACAAGGTCCGAAAATCGACTTCCAACAATGTCATTGCCAAATTGGAAGGCAGCAAACGGCCTGATGAAGTCATTATTTATTCCGCTCACTGGGATCATTTAGGCGTGGGCGAACCGGTAAACGGAGACTCTATCTACAACGGAGCGATTGATAACGCAGCCGGCGTATCGGCCTTGTTTGAAATTGCGAAGGCTTTTAAAGCGGCCAAAACTAAACCGGAAAGAACGATTGTCTTTCTTGCAGTGACCGCGGAGGAAGAAGGACTTTTAGGCTCTGCTTATTATGCCCAAAATCCGATCTTTCCACTAAACAAGACGGTTGCTAATCTTAATATGGATGCTTTTAGTGCGGTTGGCACTACCGAAGATGTATCGATCGTAGGCATAGGGCAAACGGATATTGAAGATTACGTGAAGCGGTCGGCGGCTAAGTTTGGTCGCACCGTGAAAGGAGAAAGCAATCCTTCATCGGGCGGATTTTACCGTTCTGATCATTTCAACTTTGTGAAAGTGGGTGTACCGGGCTTATTTATGGGTAGTGGAAATACGTTTATCTCGACGGATACTACCGCAACGAATACTAGAAAAACTGCCTTAAGCGGTCGCTATCACACCGTAGCGGATGAAGTAGATGAAAATTGGGATTTTGAAGGTATACTGGCTGACATTCGCCTTTTCTTTGACGTTGGTTACACCATGAGTATGGAAACAAGCTTTCCAGGATTCAAAAAGCAGTCGGAATTTAAAGAAATAAGCGAGAAGCGACTAACAAAATAG
- a CDS encoding BamA/TamA family outer membrane protein yields MIKKDIFFAFASITLLLLILASCRSAKYVNDDQALVTAVDITGVPAALKESAASYISTEVKPNSRLNLTIYNLFNTKGGEYKKDGIRNVGEPPHILDSSLVELSAQQVGRFLQTKGYFHAAVTPEVSIRHKKAQVDFHVTLGEPYTYGDIGYHAADAAIEQVYANQVRPASKATKGKQFDSSDLLDERERLYVKLKEAGYYEYLRQYMRVGIDTNSVAKQAKLQVDIQNPADSLPHRVYYIDSVFATVVLPYGQTGNGKPKQYRDSTLGITYRDETGRFRLKPLAHYMYIRSASRYNLQQENQSYDRLYEMNGFRNVKINYQKVDSNKLHVHYELTPRPVMANQVEGEFTFSSGMSGFNVGNTFSHRNIFGGSEQLEVKLRYGVLFDPRLPGSLANKIFNNDFQVGVNLIIPRLMTPFENSSTGTYGLPRTTFSSTVQLFQQDGTYANRYFINTLNYIWYSSVNSQHSLTPVSVEYRQGRLNPDFANRLEEEGYTLYIRSNNREYFGLGAQYMYTYNAKRLLRLEDFNYFRVGLESSGNLLGLAGNVFNFASAADGEKLLFGVPYLQYAKAELDYRWYRFLGGHRQFVLRFNGGIAVPYENNSELLIFEKSFYAGGMNGIRAWQARTLGPGNYDRSGLVDEQLRLNLRNLDQLGEVKLEANAEYRFRILNKFLGAKLNGATFLDAGNIWLLRDNEFTNAGEGTFKADRFLSQIALGTGFGLRLDMDYFMIRLDAGLKLKDPQFSGSDQWVIKEFFNARAFKREFYEARRPDRYNFIQYNFSVGLPF; encoded by the coding sequence ATGATTAAAAAGGATATTTTCTTTGCTTTTGCAAGTATAACGCTTTTGTTGCTAATTTTAGCATCGTGCCGTTCGGCAAAGTATGTGAATGACGACCAGGCGTTGGTGACAGCGGTAGATATCACTGGTGTGCCCGCTGCGCTTAAAGAAAGTGCGGCGAGTTATATTTCGACTGAGGTAAAGCCCAATTCCAGACTGAATCTTACGATCTATAATTTATTTAATACCAAAGGCGGCGAATACAAAAAAGATGGTATCCGCAATGTAGGCGAGCCACCGCATATCCTGGATTCGTCGTTGGTTGAGCTATCTGCACAGCAAGTCGGTCGTTTTTTGCAAACAAAAGGTTATTTTCATGCAGCGGTGACGCCTGAAGTGAGCATACGGCACAAAAAGGCGCAGGTGGATTTCCATGTGACGCTCGGAGAGCCGTATACCTATGGTGATATTGGCTACCATGCTGCCGATGCAGCTATCGAGCAGGTTTACGCGAACCAGGTGCGTCCCGCCTCCAAAGCAACAAAAGGTAAACAATTTGACAGCAGCGATCTGCTGGATGAGCGTGAACGGCTATACGTCAAGCTGAAAGAAGCCGGCTATTATGAGTATCTCCGGCAGTATATGCGTGTTGGTATCGATACCAATAGCGTTGCCAAACAGGCAAAATTACAGGTAGATATTCAAAATCCGGCAGACAGTTTGCCGCATCGGGTGTATTATATCGATAGTGTTTTTGCCACCGTCGTTTTGCCTTACGGACAAACGGGTAATGGAAAACCCAAGCAATACCGCGATAGCACGCTCGGAATAACGTATCGCGATGAAACGGGGCGATTCCGCTTGAAGCCGCTAGCGCACTACATGTATATCCGATCTGCCTCGCGCTATAATTTACAACAGGAAAACCAGTCGTACGATCGTCTGTACGAAATGAATGGCTTCCGAAATGTGAAAATTAATTACCAAAAGGTAGATTCCAATAAATTGCATGTACATTATGAATTAACTCCTCGGCCGGTGATGGCCAATCAGGTAGAAGGGGAGTTTACCTTTAGCTCTGGTATGAGCGGATTTAATGTGGGAAATACATTTTCGCATCGAAATATTTTTGGTGGATCGGAACAGCTTGAAGTTAAATTGCGTTACGGTGTGTTATTTGATCCGCGTTTGCCAGGCAGTTTGGCCAATAAAATATTTAATAATGATTTCCAGGTGGGGGTAAACCTTATTATTCCAAGGTTGATGACGCCTTTTGAAAATTCTAGCACGGGAACCTATGGCTTGCCGCGCACAACCTTTTCGAGCACGGTGCAGCTATTTCAGCAAGACGGCACCTATGCCAACCGCTATTTTATCAATACGCTTAATTATATCTGGTACAGCAGTGTGAATTCGCAACATAGTTTGACGCCTGTATCGGTTGAATATAGACAAGGTAGGCTAAATCCGGATTTTGCAAACCGATTAGAAGAAGAGGGATACACCTTGTACATTCGCAGTAACAACCGCGAATATTTCGGTCTTGGCGCGCAGTATATGTATACCTACAATGCCAAACGTTTGCTGCGCCTGGAAGATTTTAATTATTTTCGGGTGGGCTTGGAAAGCAGTGGTAATCTACTGGGCTTGGCAGGCAATGTCTTTAATTTTGCGAGCGCTGCCGATGGCGAAAAACTACTGTTTGGTGTTCCGTATCTACAATATGCGAAAGCCGAGCTAGACTATCGTTGGTATCGGTTTTTGGGTGGCCATCGACAATTTGTGTTGCGGTTTAATGGTGGTATAGCGGTGCCTTACGAGAATAATTCGGAGTTGTTGATCTTTGAAAAAAGCTTTTACGCGGGCGGAATGAATGGCATACGTGCTTGGCAGGCGCGCACGCTTGGGCCAGGTAACTACGACCGTAGCGGATTGGTCGATGAGCAGCTGCGCCTGAATCTTCGCAACCTGGATCAATTGGGCGAAGTTAAACTGGAAGCCAATGCGGAATACCGTTTCCGGATTTTGAATAAATTTTTGGGCGCCAAGCTTAATGGAGCGACTTTTCTAGACGCGGGCAATATCTGGCTGTTGCGCGACAATGAATTTACCAATGCGGGAGAGGGAACATTTAAAGCGGATCGGTTTTTATCCCAAATAGCTTTGGGCACAGGCTTTGGATTGCGCTTGGATATGGATTATTTTATGATCCGGTTGGATGCGGGCTTGAAGTTAAAGGATCCGCAATTTTCCGGAAGCGATCAATGGGTAATCAAAGAGTTTTTTAATGCCAGGGCGTTCAAGCGTGAGTTTTACGAGGCACGTAGACCGGATCGTTATAATTTTATTCAGTATAATTTTAGTGTAGGCTTGCCTTTCTAG
- a CDS encoding TrmH family RNA methyltransferase, with protein sequence MLSKAQISLITSLQHKKFRKEHGLFIVEGVKSVMEFISSDYQIHSLYATAEAKAKMINLPQNLKCITLTGAEFQKLTQLTSPQGVLALVHLPAAKPLSYDDLRAQHSLVLDDIQDPGNLGTIIRTAEWFGIKHIICSIGTVDAYNPKVVQATMGSLARVKITYTDLASVLAESGIRTYGALLEGKTIYDTDFGHAGLIIMGNEGNGISQALIKHIDQAVTIPRIGHAESLNVAVATTIFCSELARQQRLKK encoded by the coding sequence ATGTTATCAAAAGCGCAAATTAGTTTAATAACGTCATTGCAGCATAAAAAATTTCGTAAAGAACACGGTCTTTTTATCGTGGAAGGTGTGAAATCCGTCATGGAATTTATCTCTTCTGACTATCAGATCCATAGTTTGTACGCTACAGCGGAAGCCAAGGCAAAAATGATCAATTTACCGCAAAATCTAAAATGCATAACGCTTACGGGGGCTGAATTTCAAAAACTAACACAGCTTACGAGTCCACAAGGCGTATTGGCATTGGTACATTTGCCGGCAGCGAAACCGTTAAGCTACGACGATTTACGTGCGCAGCACAGCCTTGTGCTGGATGATATCCAAGACCCTGGCAATCTCGGCACGATTATCCGAACGGCCGAATGGTTTGGTATAAAACACATCATTTGCTCCATTGGCACGGTAGATGCCTACAATCCCAAAGTCGTACAAGCTACGATGGGATCTTTAGCGCGCGTGAAAATAACTTATACCGACTTGGCTTCGGTGCTCGCCGAGTCCGGCATTCGCACTTACGGCGCTCTATTAGAAGGAAAAACAATCTACGACACCGATTTTGGCCATGCCGGATTGATTATTATGGGCAATGAAGGCAACGGCATCAGCCAAGCACTTATTAAGCACATCGATCAAGCGGTGACTATCCCGCGCATCGGTCATGCCGAGTCGTTAAATGTCGCTGTCGCCACAACCATATTCTGTTCGGAACTAGCCAGACAGCAACGCTTAAAAAAATAA